The Candidatus Nanohalovita haloferacivicina region GGCCGAAGGAATAGTCTCTTCGTCCCTCAGAGTTGAATATACTGGAGAATCAAGATTCACTTCTATAATAGGCCTTCCTACCGAGAGAAACGCTGAACTGGTAAAAGAAGCCGCGGGTGTAGAAGTAAGCCGGGGCCGCTACCTCAGAGATACGGACCGGTACAGCGTCCTGGTAAGCGAGTCAGCGGCTGAAAACCTGTTTGAAGATGAAATACGTCTAAGATCCAAGCTCTCAATAAACGGAACAGATTACAGAGTAGTAGGAATTGTAGAATCTTCAGGAACAGCAGGCGGGGGCGTAATAATGCAGATAGACGCCGCAAGAACACTGCTAGACAAAGAAGACGAATACGACCAGATAATTGCAAGAATAGATCCAGGATACGAGCCAACAGAAGTAGAGGAAAACATAAGAAGATCTCTCAGACAGGAAAGAGGCCTCAGAGAAGGAGAAGAAGACTTCACAACTCAGACAGCAGCCGACATCGCAAGCTCATTCCAGAGCCAGCTCAGCCTGATAAGAGGATTTCTGGTAGGCATAGGAGCAATATCACTTCTCGTAGGAGGAGTAGGAATCATGAACACGATGTACACCTCCGTCACAGAAAGAACACAGGAAATAGGAGTCATGAAAGCAGTAGGCGCCACAAACTGGCAAATACTAAGACTATTCCTCATAGAATCAGGAATAATAGGCCTTGTAGGAGGCCTCCTGGGAGTGCTCGCAGGACTCGGAATAAGCCTCGCAGCCAGCAGAATAATTTCCTCACAGGTAGGCCTTGAAATATCGCCGGGAGTAAGCCCTACTCTACTCATAGGCTCACTCGGATTCGCATTCGTAATAGGCATGGTCTCAGGCCTGCTGCCAGCAAGAAAAGCATCAAAAATGAAGCCTGTAGACGCCCTGAGGTACGACAAATGATAGAATACATCAAAATGAGCTTCAGAAATATCTTCCGCAGAAAGAGGAGAACAGCGCTCACAGTCATAGGAATATTCATAGGAAT contains the following coding sequences:
- a CDS encoding ABC transporter permease; the protein is MFDFLSLAVRNIRHRKKRSWLTIIGTMVGILAIVSLLSIGQGLENSVQGQIQELGGDKVFVTPGGNSLSSRFTSSTSRLTDDSLRTIENTRGVAEAEGIVSSSLRVEYTGESRFTSIIGLPTERNAELVKEAAGVEVSRGRYLRDTDRYSVLVSESAAENLFEDEIRLRSKLSINGTDYRVVGIVESSGTAGGGVIMQIDAARTLLDKEDEYDQIIARIDPGYEPTEVEENIRRSLRQERGLREGEEDFTTQTAADIASSFQSQLSLIRGFLVGIGAISLLVGGVGIMNTMYTSVTERTQEIGVMKAVGATNWQILRLFLIESGIIGLVGGLLGVLAGLGISLAASRIISSQVGLEISPGVSPTLLIGSLGFAFVIGMVSGLLPARKASKMKPVDALRYDK